Genomic DNA from Haemorhous mexicanus isolate bHaeMex1 chromosome 20, bHaeMex1.pri, whole genome shotgun sequence:
AGCCCAAGGCActgtcctgggctctgctcccagtcccgggcagggcagctgctccttggCCACCTCCTTGTGTGACAGGAGTGTCccgggctgcagggctggagtcaGCAGGGCTCTTTGAGGGCGCTCCGGAGCCACTGCAGGACCTCGGCCAGGCCGGTGCCGTCGCGGGCGCTGGTCTCCAGCATGGTGATGGGCTGCGTGGCACAGGACACGATGTCCTGCATGCGGAACAGTGACTTCATCTCCACCAGCGACATGTAGCAGGGCAGGTCACTGCAAGGGGGAGACGGGAGCTGCAGCATCAGCCAAGCACGAGGCACCCCTGTCTGgaccagccccagctcagggctctccagcctgggaagtgcagcaaagcacagccctgctcctggcaccccCGCCCTTCGGGTGACATCTTCCTCACATCTTGTTGAAGAGCACCAGGACGGGCACAGAGGCGAGCGGCGCTGCAGAGAGGACCGAGAGCAGCTGGATGCAGGACGAGGAGACCTGGCTGGGGTTGGAGGCATCCACCACGAACtggggggaagaagggaaagcAAGGCGCGGGTGTGCCGGGAGCAACCCCGGACCGGGCTGGGCCAGAGCAGGGCACGGGGGAGGGAAATCCCACCACGGGGCGAAACCGAGGGGACCGACCGAcccccgccccgcagcccctcTCGCCGCGAGCGCCCCTCGGGACCGCGGCCCCGGTGCTGCTCACCAGGAGAGCGCTGCACTCGCCGTAGTAGCTGGGCCAGATGGGGCCCATGCAGCCGCCCAGCTCCCGCACGGTCACCCTCCGCGGCAGCCGCAGGTCCGTCAGGTTGGTGCCCACCTGCCGGACAGGCACCGGCACCGCGGGCTGCGGCCgtgccccgcgcccgccccggaGCCGCTCGGGCCCGCCGGGCCGCACCTACCGTGGGCAGCGTGGCGGGGGGCTCGCCCAGCTCCGCGGGCTCCTCGGCGCTCAGCTGTGCCTCGCGTTAAGGACACGGCAGCTCCGGGAACGGGCCGGGGGCGCGCTccgcccggcccccgcccgcccccgccggccCGGCTCGTCCCGTCCCTCCCGGCTCCCCGGTGCCCCGTGCCCACGGATATGCCGCAGCCGCCGCACCAGGAGGCTCttcccgccgcccgccgcccccagcagcaggaaggtgggCGGGGAGCGGCCCGCGGCCATGGCGGAGCCGCCCCGCGGaagcggccccgccccggcggAAGCCGGAAGCGGAAgggccgcggcggggcggggaaCGGACCGGGCCGGACCGGGCCGGAGCgagcgggccgggccggcggcgggcggaCACCatggggcgcggcggcggcaccTTCGAGCGGCTCCTCGGTACCGGCGCGGTTCCCTCGGCGGCGGGACGGGACGCGAAGCGGGTCGGGGTCCGCAGCGCTCGGCCCCGGGAGCGGGCgggcccagggcacggcacGGCCGGGCCGGGTCGGGCGGCGGTGCCGCAGCCCGGTGCCGCCTGGGAGGTCACCGAGCGCCCGGGGTGTCTGCAGCGGGAGGGTTGGTGCTTTCCGGGTGCGATCGGGGGTTTGTTTATCTCGAGCCTCGGGGCAGCGCCACGCCCGCAGCGCTCCCGGGACCGGCGGTGGCGGAGCGGAGCCGCGGGCAGCAGCGCGGCTCACGGCGGCCCCGTGGGCTTGTTCACTGCAGATAAGGCCAcgagccagctcctgctggagacAGACTGGGAATCCATCCTGCAGATCTGCGACATGATCCGTCAGGGAGACACGCAGTAAGTGCTGCGGGCACGGCTCTGCCGTCTGCGCGGGGAAGGACAGACACCCTTCCAGGGTCTCGGATCTGTACCACACGCATCCTTATCCCTTCCATAACAGCATCCGAGGGGCTGTACAGTACACCTTGATGTGCTGGCGTGCTTCCCCGAGCCTGGGAGCCGCAGATTACCCCTAGCCTGAAATCCTTAGGGAAACTCAAGCTTGAGTGTGCTTATTCCTTGCCAGTTTCACTAAGTGAATCGTACACCCCTGAGCTAGCTGTGCCCTTCATGTCAGGGTGGGGATTGGTGGGTTGTCAGCAGCAGGTGGGATCTGCCCTTGGATTCTTGATGCCCTGAGAACATGTCCCTTCTTCCCCTGCCCAGGGCGAAATATGCCGTCAATGCCATCAAGAAGAAGGTGAATGACAAGAATCCCCACGTGGCCCTGTACGCGCTGGAGGTAATGGCACCTGGCTGGGAGCAAGCAGGGGCTTCCCACTACTGTCTTCaggctgcacagctccctgcagcccggCCTGGAGCCAGCCTCTTCCTGACTCTGGcactgaggttttggggtgattaGGCCAGGGCCTCCATGCTTTAGTTCCATCTTGGCTTTGGAACAGGCAGAGATGATGCTtgggctgctctccctgagGTTGGTTTGCACAGAGCAGAaggcccccagccccccagggaGGCAAAGGACAGCTGGCTCCCAGTCCAGGGAGTGGATTGGCATGGCCCCAACGCACCTCACTGCTTAAGTACTGCCCCGTGTTCAGCCTGCAGTGTGTGCTGGGACCCCCACAAGTTGCAGGGGAGGCAGGAAGCTGTGGGCTGATGTTGTCTTGGCCCTTGCAGGTTATGGAGTCAGTGGTTAAAAACTGTGGCCAAACAGTGCACGATGAGGTGGCCAATAAACAGACTATGGAGGAGCTGAAGGAAATACTCAAGGTaaatagatttattttactgtcatatttttctcctgtggaaaagcagcagcaggaggaagaagtgTATGTGGCCTCTCTTGTGTCCTCTTTGGGTAAGGATTAGAAGGGAAACTGGAAATGCACTTCAGAAAAGAGCAGATTATCGTGTGCTGTGAAAGGGTGAGTGTAGGCAGTGAAGGAGGGCTTCTGGGAGGAGGAGATGTGGTGGAAGCAGAGGTTTGCGCTGTGAAACAGCAGGAATGTGCTGTGGGGGCCTGGGCCATTCCATGGAAAATGCTCCTGGATGCAACACTTGGGTTGggacagcaaaggaaaacagatgATGGCCTGGCACCTGTACCAAGGACCTGGGCAGTGGCAAGGTGAATTCCCTCTCATTGAACAGTGTGAGACACATAGGCAGGTAAAGCAGGTAAAGCCGCAAAGGAAAaaccagctggagctgcctctgtgtCACAGCCGTGTCATTGGCGTGTTGAGTTGTTCAGGATGTGACCACGGCTGCTGGCACTGACAAGTTGCTGTTACAAGCTGTCACCACTCTGATGCCTGCTGGAGCTTCATGTGTCCTTGGACTGGGGAATTCCTTTAGTGAAGTGGAAATGAAAACTCCTgtttccagctcccagctcagagcagcaacACCCAGGCAAGAGCTCATTAGCATCATACTTCTGTCTTCCaccagaaataaacaaacaggTGACCCAGATCTTTGGAGAATGAGCTCTGTGAGTCCTGTCACCATGCAGACCAAGCAGGGTATCTCTCCTGTCACCTTCCTGTTAAAGCTGACTCAGTTTCCCTGCAGGATCTCCTCCTGAGGCAGGAGCACTGACATAGCATGACAGCCAGGTGTGGTAGCACAGCCGCTCCAAGGGCTGAGGAGATCGAATCAGATCCAGGGATTTTGTGCTTCTCTCAGTCCTTGCCTGCCTCAGGAGTTTCACAACTGCCCCGTTCTCCTCTCACACTTGGAACTTTGCTGCTTGTGAACACCCGATCCTGGTAAAGCAGTCCAAGTTCTGATGAGGTTCAGGGCTGTGACATGTATGGAATGCAGGATTTTACCAAATGTTCTAGAAGTTGGAGCTCCAGGAATTGTCAGTAAGTGATGCTGTGTGGGCCAAGGTCTTGGCTAAAATCAGAGCttgacagtgctgctgtgcttcccGTGGATTTCTGGAACAGGCAGTTATGTGGATGTGATCACTTGGGCAGCTGATGACACAGCAGCCCTTAGGCTGGCTGAGGTCAAAACAGGCTTGCCAACTTCTCTCCAGTTCCCTGAAGTGTGATGTAGTTGCCCTGCCTCCAAAgggcagctgtcccagctgtcctcaCTTTGTCACATCCTGAGATGGCTTTGAGTACTCCTGGAGTGGAGGTGCAGGCACCCTCCAGGCACCCCCCAGCACTGTCaaggggcaggcagggtgggctgtgctgtcctgggcagctggggctcCCACCAAGTTCTGAGGGTGGCATGCGTGGCTCTGGTGAGGGAGTGCTGGGTACTTGCTCTGAGCATCAAGGCCACAGCTCTGTTCAGTCTGTGCTGCTCGAAGGACATTGTGTTGTTTGTGCTGGAGGGGGCAGTGGGGCAGCTGGAGGGGTCTGTTTGTGCTGTGCATTGTCCTTGCTGCAGGTTTCTGACAGCTCTTGAGTACTATAAACTCTCTCTTTCCTGAGTGGTATTTTTGGCTTCTCTTTAGGGGCTTCACACCATCCTTTGGGTTCCAGGGGCATTTTCTGagatgtttttttctcctcccttcctgtgCAGAGGCAAGTGGAGACAAGTGTCCGCAGTAAGAT
This window encodes:
- the ARL16 gene encoding LOW QUALITY PROTEIN: ADP-ribosylation factor-like protein 16 (The sequence of the model RefSeq protein was modified relative to this genomic sequence to represent the inferred CDS: inserted 1 base in 1 codon) codes for the protein MAAGRSPPTFLLLGAAGGGKSLLVRRLRHIRGHGAPGSREGRDEPGRRGRAGAGRSAPPARSRSCRVLNAXAQLSAEEPAELGEPPATLPTVGTNLTDLRLPRRVTVRELGGCMGPIWPSYYGECSALLFVVDASNPSQVSSSCIQLLSVLSAAPLASVPVLVLFNKIDLPCYMSLVEMKSLFRMQDIVSCATQPITMLETSARDGTGLAEVLQWLRSALKEPC